From Vanacampus margaritifer isolate UIUO_Vmar chromosome 8, RoL_Vmar_1.0, whole genome shotgun sequence, a single genomic window includes:
- the manbal gene encoding protein MANBAL encodes MSAEMDLSPPQVPEPTFFESLLRYGLFLGAIFQLICILAIIVPTSKGHEKEETESTNGKAADPVKKAKGAVPQIRPKSKKESKKKR; translated from the exons ATGTCTGCAGAAATGGACCTGTCTCCCCCACAAGTTCCCGAACCAACTTTTTTCGAGAGCCTCCTGCGCTACGGCCTCTTTCTTGGCGCCATCTTTCAGCTTATCTGCATCCTGGCCATCATTGTGCCCACCTCCAAAGGGCACGAAAAG GAGGAGACTGAGTCCACCAACGGCAAGGCAGCAGATCCTGTGAAGAAAGCCAAAGGAGCAGTGCCTCAAATTAGACCAAAATCCAAGAAGGAGAGCAAAAAGAAGCGATAG